ACAAACCAACAACTGTACGTTGGATAAATTGTGTTAAATCACTTCCAACCAAAAGTCCTTGTGACAAAAGTGCCAGGTCATAAACCTGTTTCGCCAAAGTCTTTTGATCTTCTTCATTTTCAGTATTCAAAATTCTACCGATAATCGGGTGATTCGCATTAACTGAAATTGTATACATCAATGGCATATTTCCGAACATCGAAGGTTGTCCCGAAGAGGCCTGCATATCTGTCATACGACGCATAAATTCAGGGAATGTAATAACAACAGGCAATTCGTCAACCGGCATTGCTTCAATCTGAACATTACCAGTTTTACTGTTTACTACTTCTTCAAAGATTTTTTTGGCTTTATCAGATTCTTCTGTTGAAAGAATGCTTTCCAAAGTCACATCTTTTTCGATAAGCTTGTCAAGTGTATCTGCATCTACACGTTTTACCTGGATTTTTTCAACCTTTTGTTCCAATGCATTGATAAAATGTGAATCAATAACACTGGTTAAAGAAAGAACATCATAACTGCGTTTTTTAGCAGACTGAATGAAAGCATCCTGTTTCTTTTCGTCGGTTGTATACAACCAAACCTGTGTATCATTTTTGTCGGTCTGATTTTCTTTAACGGCTTCTTTATACTCTTCAAAAGTGAAGAATTTACCATTAACGTTTTTCAGCAAACAAAAATCTTTCGCTTTCTCGTAGAATTTCTCATCGCTGATAATTCCGTATTTCACGAACAATCCGATGTCATCAAATTTACCTTCGAAGCCGGCACGATCATTTTTGAAGATTTCGGATAATTTATCAGCTACTTTACGGGTAATGTATCCGTTGATTTTCTTCACATTACCATCCGCCTGAAGATAACTTCTTGACACGTTCAACGGGATATCCGGAGAGTCAATAACACCGTGTAACAACTGAAGGAAATCAGGAACGATATCTTTTACCTCATCCGTAATAAATACCTGACGGCTATAAAGCTGGATTTTTTCACGTTGTCCCTGGAAATCGTTTTTCAATTTCGGAAAGTAAAGAACCCCGGTCAAATTGAAAGGATAATCTACATTTAAATGGATCCAGAACAACGGATCTTCGCTGAAAGGATAAAGTTCTTTGTAGAATGCGATATAATCTTCATCTTTCAAATCCGATGGATTTTTTGTCCAGATCGGACTAGGATTGTTGATGATTTTATCTTCAAATTCAATCTGAATCGGTAAAAACTTACCATATTTTTCAAGAATTCCTCTCAGACGACTTTCATCCAAAAACTCTTCTGAATCCGCAGCAATGTGAAGAATAATATCAGATCCGCGATCCGACTTTTCGGCTGACGTTAATTCATATTCGGTCGATCCGTCACATATCCAGCGAACGGCCTCTGAACCGTCTTTGTAGGATTTTGTGATGATTTCAACATTTTCTGCAACCATATAGGCAGAATAAAATCCAAGACCAAAATGCCCGATTATTCCTTTGTCACCTTTTCCGTCTTCACCTTTGTCTTTGTATTTTTCAACAAATTCGGTAGCACCAGAAAAAGCGATCTGATTGATATATTTTTTAATCTCATCAGCGGTCATACCGATACCGTTATCGCTGATTGTAATGGTTTTAGCTTCTTTATCAAGCTTAACCACCACTTTCAAATCTCCAAGTTCACCGTTAAACTCGCCATAAGATGCAAGTTTTTTGATTTTCTGACTTGCATCAACAGCGTTTGAAACTAATTCGCGTAAAAATATTTCGTGGTCCGAGTAAAGGAATTTTTTAATTATCGGAAATATATTTTCGGTATGAATGCTAAGATTTCCTTTTTCCTGAATCACTGATTCCATAATTTCTCTGTTTATTGAATATTATATTTTAGAATTATTTTCTGCTTTGCAATACCGCATAAAAATTTGCGTTCCAATAGGAATTATGACGAAAGCAGTCTGACAGATTGTCAGCACAAAAACGCTTGTATTCATATCATTTTGAAGTTGGTTACTGCAAGGCTTTTTAGTAATATTGCGTTCTCTACATTTTATAAAAAATAAATATTTTGACAATCAGTTATTACTGAAACACGAATTAAAAACCATGAATCTAATTAAAAAACTATTTGTCGGCCTGGCACTTATCGCAGCAATATCGGGCTGTGCTACTACGAATTCAATTCCATTCACAAACTATACTGTGTTCACCGAAGATCTGCGGAAGGATCTTGAAAATGCAGGGATTCCACTGAGTAAGGTTCAGTTTTTCAATGACAAGGCGATTACTATCCGCAGAGAAGTAAGTGATCCAAATGACATCAAGGTAAATCCCGAAGGAAAAATTAGTATTAATAATGGTAAAAGCATTCAGACGATCAATGTGCGTCTTTTTACGCCGGGTGTAGCACTTGGCTCTACCAGCGGGACCATTTCGGTTTCCTGGGATGACACACAGACAGATAAAAAAGGGATGAAATTCAATTTGAGTGGACAAAATTACTTCCTTGATATTTTGCCGAACAATAAGTTTACTTACAAAGACCGCACATTTGACCTTCAGTCCGGAAACGGAACGCGTCTTTTTGTTAGTAAAGATTTGTTGAAACAGGTAAGCAATCAGCGTGAGACTTTGAAAGGCCGTAAAGTAGGTCAATAAAATCTACAAACAAAAACGAGGGATATTGATGTTAGAGCATCAGTATCCCTCGTTTTTGTTTGTAATACTAATTCAAATGAAAGTTTTGACCTTTTGTTTTTAAAATATCCGGTTTATTGATGATCCGGGAATTTTTGATCAGAACCAAAATAATCAACCCTAAAATCACTGCAAGTGCGATTTGCAAAAACGACAGTATTTCAAAACCGGCAAAATCAATCCTGGATTTCTGCATAAGCGTATTTCCTACCTGCGACTGAATTTTGGCAAGTTCGTTAAGGTGGGCAAGTGAATTTTGAAAAGTTAAAACTCCGACTCCTTCAAACATTTCTTTCGCCTTTGCAGAATCACCAAATCTATGCTCGTCAATTATTTGCTTTTCCAGCAAAATATAAGCCTCTGCCATATCTCGAAAATTGGCAAGGATCCTAGCTTCTTCTTCTATGAGATACGTTTTTTCAAAAGCAGTGGTTAAAGAATCCAGGTTTTTATTATACCGATTTAACTGCAAATCAATGGTAGCATTTTCAATGTGGTCTTCTGAGAAAAGATATTTTTCCAGAGAAAGCCGTTTGTTGTACAAATTTTCAGTGAGATAAATAATCGTCGTAGCCGGAATAAGCCGATCCTGATAGATTGAAGAAAATGATTTGTCAATTCCTTCTATATTATTTCTGGACAAAACAGTGCCTAAAATTATAGTAACCATAATGCCTCCAAGAAGTAAACTTGCTTTAAATTTTTGCTGAATAATAAATGACCATTTCATGGCATACTAATTCAAATGAATACTAATCTATTTCAATATACGAAATCATAACCATCCCGTAAGATTTCAACGGTTATATTAAAGAAAGAAAACTTATAAACAAAAAAAGACTAACCCGAAGGTTAGTCTTAAATAAAATGTTCTTTGAAATATCTTAATTATTCTCTCCTCCTCCTTTTACATCCGAATTGGAAACTGAGCGAGTTTTACGTTTTGGCGCATCAAAACTCATTTTTCCAATAGTATAGTTAAATGTTATTTTGAAATTCCGGTTGTATAATTGCGTTTGGCTGGTTTGTGCAAAAATCGGTGATTGAAGATCGGAAGTGAACCTTACTCCTTTCGTCATAAAGTTTTCAGCACCAAAACCTATGCTTCCCTTTTTGTTATTAAAGTCTCTTTTGAAGCCAAGCGAGTACATATAAAATCCGGTTCTCGAACCTTGTAATTGTACTTCCTTACCACGATAGAAAGCGAATGCCTGTAATCCCCAGCCTTTTTTCAATGAAAGCTGAGACATAATCCTTCCTCCATAATTAAATCCTGAATTACTGACAGCTTCCGAAACCCCTTCTGCATTGGTTGTCTGCCCCTCCATATGTGACTGCAACAAATCAACACTTCCATTCAGTGTCCATTTCGAAGTCAGGTACACGTTGGCAAAAACGTTGGCTCCATAAGCGCGCTGCTTTCCGATATTTTCGTAGGTAGTAACAATTGCACCGGCAAGCGTATCAATGGTAGTACGCACCTGGGTGATAGAATTATTTGTATTACGTGCGAAAACCGAAACATTTAGATAAGTCTTCTTAATATTGGTACTCAAACCTGCTTCAAAATTATTGGTTAGCTCCGGACTCAGTGAAGGATTTCCCATACTGATGCTTTGCGGATTGGCAATGTTCACGTTTGGATTCAGCTGTTGAATTCCGGGACGCTGCAATCTTCTGTTATATGCAACCTTAATTGTGGTTGCGTCAGTTATATTTTTAGAAAGGTTTATGCTCGGAACAAGATTACCATAACTAGGAATTGAAATCTTGCCTTTATCACCCGCATCAGCGCTAATGCCGGTATATTCATAACGCGTACCAGCCTTGATCGTGTATTTATTTTTTGTGGTCAAAGAGTAAGAAACATAACCGGCAGCAACATTCTGGTTATAATTTAATGTTCCCGACGGATTATCCGGATTGATTGTAAAATCCCCGGTTTCACCGGCCATCAGATATTTGTAATCGCTGCTCACCTTACGGAAAATTCCCTTGGCTCCGAATTCAAGCAATTGATTTTTTTTGATTGGGGTCTGATAATCAGTTTGAAGTGTAAATTCATTGTTGTAATTACCATTCACGTTTTTCAGTCTGCTACCAACATTTCCACTCGTATTTAGAATATCAGTATTGAAATTATTGGTCAGATTAGTATGGCTATAAAGTGTTGAGAAGCTCCATTCCTGCTGCGGTTTGAAAGTACGTACATAGTCAACGTTCATATCAATGGTTCCCGATAAGTCTTTGCGATCTACTTTACGCCGTGAATTTGCAGTGGCGACAGAATTCGTAAACTGATCAATGAACAGATTTTGTTTCTGAATGAAGTTACGTGTACCATATCTTACGCCGGCAGAAAGTGCCTGATTTTTCCCAAGATCATAATCAAATCCAAGAGAATACTGTCCGAACAAACCTCTGTCTTTGGCGTTAGAATTTTGTTTGGTTGAAAAAACATCACTACCTGATTTTGTATCCTGATCCAGTACAGACGTAGCTTTGTTATAAAACGCACGGCCAAATCCACCCAGAGTAAACCCCATTTTTCCTTTTCGGTAACTACCATTCAGGCCCAGGTTCGTACCACGATTACCTACTCCTGAATCCACATTCAGGGTTAAACCTTGCAAATTATTCTTCTTGGTAATGATATTGATAATACCGCCTGAACCTTCCGCATCATATTTTGCCGATGGTGAAGTAATAACTTCAACAGATTTGATCATATCGGCAGGAATCTGTTTTAATGCATCCGCAACGTTACTTGCTATGATCGTTGAAGGTTTGTTATTAATCAATACGCGAATATTGGAACTTCCACGTAATGAGACATTTCCGTCCAGATCCACTGATAACATCGGTACCTTCCTCAAAAGATCAGAAGCGTCACCGCCTTTTGAAGTAATATCTTTTTCAGCGTTATAAACCAATCTATCCACTTTTTCCTCAACCATCGACTTTTCACCTGTGATGGTAACTTCATCAAGCGTTTTGGTATTGGCAGACATTTTAATTGTTCCAAGGTCAACGTTCTTACTGTTTTCCACAGTTACATTTACAGATTTATCTTTAAATCCGATAAACGAAAACAACAATTTGTACTTTCCCGCGGCAACACCGCTTATTTCAAATTTTCCTTTTTCATCCCCTACCGCTCCGTCAAGTACCTTGTTATCCGAAAAATTGACCAAAGCCACACTTACAAACTCAACCGGTTTTGCCGCGACTGAATCAGAAACGATTCCTGAAATTTTTGAATTTCCCTTTGGAGTCACCGAAGCCGGTGAATTAGTTGAAGGAGCCAACGGGCCTTGCGCCTTACTTAAATGTGCCGAAAAAAATAAAATAAAGGCAAGAGCTGCTACTTTAAAATTCATTAAAAAAAATCTTCTCATGGTTGAATAATTGATTGTCAGGAGGGTCAGTCTATTTTTGAACACATTTCCTGATACAAAGAAATATTACGTGATTCACTTCCATTCAGGAAATAGACCAGCAACTCGATTTTGTCTACCAGTAGTACTTTTCGCCTGACTAATTATACCAGTCAAAAAATCAAACAGTGAAAAAAAACAGCAAATATGATTTTACCGTTACTGGCATAATATTAATAAAGAGTGGTCTAGACTAACGAATGTTGCAGACAAGACCACATTTGTTCTTACTTTTGACAAAATAATTTTCAGTTCAGGTCCTTTTACTCCTATAAGACTTTCTTTCAATGAATGAGGTTATCATAGATTTCAGCAAAGTTCATCAGATCAAACTGTTTGGTATTACCATTCTTGAACCTTCGACTGTAATTTCCAGCCTGCTGATGGCGATTGTCTGCTTTTATGCATTTGTGCATTTAGGCCGACTTGCCCGTGCGCACCGCATGTACAGCCAGATACGCTATTTCTTTTTATTTATGGGGATTGCAACGGTTATTGGCGGCGTTTTGGGACACGGATTTTTATATTTAACAGGACAGCAAGGAAAAATTCCCGGCTGGTTTTCAAGTATGATTGCGGTTGCCTTATTCGAGAGAGCTGCAATTTGGCATATCAAACCGCTCTTAAAACCCAAATTTGGTTCATGGCTCGGATATCTTAATTATTTCGAATTAACGCTGTTTTTTGTTCTGACATTGGTTACACTGAATTTTGTAGTGGTAGAAATTCATGCATTTTACGGTCTTTTCCTCATGTTATTCATGATCGAAATTTATGTTTACAAACACAAAAAAGACCCGGGAAGCGTCAACATTTTTATAGCAACGGGACTTGGTGCAGTAGCGGCCGGTTTTCATGCATTAAAATTCAGTTTCGGACCATGGTTCAATTATAATGATATCAGTCACATTCCTATGGCAGCTTCAATCTGGTATTACTATCAAGGCGCAAGACATATGACTTTTTATGGCACTCCGGTTATTGAACCTGAGGAAATCGAAAAATCGGAAGTAGAAAACTAGAAATATTACGATAAAAAAAATCCTCAAATTTCTTCCTTTCACAGGAAAAAATTTGAGGATTTTTTATTTATCAACCCAAAAAAATTATTTGTTAGGCTGAGGTGTATAGCGAAGATATGGTTTTACGATGCGCAAACCTTTCGTAAATTTCTTTTCTGCATCTTCCGTACTTACAGCCGGAACGACGATCACATCTTCACCATCTTTCCAATCCGCCGGCGTAGCAACAGAATAGTTAGCAGTCAATTGAAGTGAATCGATAACACGAAGAATCTCATTAAAATTACGTCCCGTTGAAGCCGGGTAAGTTAATGTAAGTTTAATTTTTTTATCTGGGCCAATAATGAATACCGAACGAACTGTTGCTTTTTCACTTGCATTCGGGTGAATCATATCGTACAATTCTGCCACTTTTCTGCCTTCGTCGGCAATGATCGGGAAATTAACAACAGTATCATTTACTTCGTTGATATCAGGAATCCAGCGATTATGAGAATCTATATCGTCAACGCTAACTGCCAAAACTTTAACGTTACGTTTTTCAAACTCACCGTTCAAAAGTGCAGTTTTTCCAAGTTCAGTAGTACAAACCGGCGTAAAGTCAGCTGGGTGAGAAAATAATAAGCCCCAGCTCGTTCCCAACCATTCATGGAATTTTATTGGTCCTTGTGTAGTATTTGCCTCAAAATCCGGGGCAATATCTCCTAATCGAAGTGACATAACTAAATCGGTTTAAAATTGAACAGATAATCTACTAATGTTATAGACTTAACACAAAAATAGATAATTAGTTTCAATTAAACAGATATTCTTACTGCTTGAAAAAGAGAAAATTTTAGAGCCAGCTGTTTTGAAATTGATGAAATTTCACTTTTCAAAGGTTTGGATGAAGCCACTAACAATTTTAATTCTGAGTACTAGATTGTTAATTGTTATAATTATTTAAATAAAATTATATAGAAGATCAACCGAAATCCAATTTTAACCTCATTTTAAGTTGGGTTTAATAGTGTTTTAATTGCAACAGACCTTCTTTGATAAAGAAATGTCAGAGATGGCTACACATTAGAAATTCAATTGATTTCTGATTCGTAATCAGCTCTATTTAAATTAAGAAATCAGTTAGTAACTTAGGTATAATTCTGTAATTGAATTGAGAAAATCCTGATATCAAATCAGTTAACAAATGAACACGATTTTCTTTATTATTTAACCTATGCTAATTTGTCAATATTAAAATGCAACAAGTTGTAATTAAAAACGGCCACTAATTAGAGGCCGTTTTTTTTATTCTAACTAAAAATTTTCAATGAATATTGTACTCTTCCAATTTTCTATAAAGCGTAGCGATACCAATTTCCAGCAATCTGGCCGTCTCTGCTTTATTTCCTTTGGCATAATTTAGTACTTTCTGGATGTGCAGTTTTTCAATGCTTTCCATTGAAAAAGCGGATAACTGACCATTTTTTGCTGCTGGTTCCGATTGCTGGATTTCAAATGGAAGACTTTCAATATCAAGCTGATCATCACTTAAAATCACCGCCCGTTCAATCACATTTTTCAGTTCCCGGATATTTCCAACCCATTTATATGTTTCCAGTTTTTTGAGAAATTCGTCTGAGTAAGTCAGCGTTTTCTTGTTCATTTTTGCCGAAAACTGGTTGACAAAAAATTGTAGCAAAGGCTCAATATCCTTCACTCTTTCCCGAAGCGGCGGGAGTTGAATTTGAAAAACATTTAATCTAAAATACAGATCCGACCGGAAACGTTTTTCTTCGCTTTCAACTTTCAAATCACGATTTGTAGCGGCTATCAACCTGAAATTCGATTTGGTAGTTTTGGTATCCCCAAGTTTTATAAACTCATTTGTTTCCAAAACCCGAAGAAGTTTAGCCTGCAATTCAAGTGGCATTTCACCAATCTCATCCAGAAATAAAGTGCCATTGTTGGCCTCTTCGATTAACCCTTTTTTATCCTTATTCGCACCGGTAAAAGCGCCTTGTTTATATCCGAACAATTCACTTTCCAGAATATCTTTCCCGAAGGCACCACAGTTCAGGGCAACAAAGTTTTTCCCCGAACGCTGACTTGCCTGATGAATTCCCTGTGCAAAAACTTCCTTTCCTGTTCCTGTTTCCCCGGTCAGTAATACATTTGTATCATTGGGTGCTACTCTTTGTGCCAGCTCAATGGCTTGCTGAATTGCCTTTGATTTACCAATAACGGACTGAAAGGAAAATTTATCTTCAACCCTTTTTTCCAGTTCTTTAACACGTTTTTGTAATTGTACTTTTTCAATAGCACGGTGCAGCAGCGGAATGATTTTATCATTATCGTCACCTTTAACAATATAATCGAAAGCGCCATTTTTCATGGCCTGCACACCATCCGTGATGTTTCCATAGGCAGTCAGCAGAATAACCTCAACCTGAGATTTTTTCTGTTTGATTTTGGAAACCATATCCACGCCGCTACCATCCGGCAATTTTACATCACATAAAACAACATCAATATCATTAATTTCAACACTTTTCAAACCAGATTTGCAATCACCGGCTTCAAGCACATCAAAGCCTTCGGATTTCAGGATTCTTGCCAAAAGTGCACGAAGTTTTTCTTCGTCATCAATAATTAATACAGTTTTCAAGGCTTTTTTGCGGGATTGAGTAATGGGTCAAATGTAATAGGAATTCGGGAATGCGCCTATTAAATTTAGGGATTAACAATTTCGGTTTTTCAATTATTTTAAAACGAAAAAAGGGAAAGAAGCTTTGTAAAGCGCCCTTCCCTTTTTATTTCTGTTGCGACAATTATGCTTTCAAATCAGCCGCCGCAGCTTCGTCGATAAACCAGTGAAGTTCACCATTTGTTGGTTTGATAACCTGTGATGGATAAGTATCCGGTTTGAAATCTCCTTCCAGCACGTGCTTCAAAGTTTCCGCTTTGCCATTACCAACAGCCAAAAATACAACCGCAGCCGAATGATTGACAACAGGAGCTGTGAGCGTGATGCGGTACATATCCTGAGCTGGCAAAAAGAAAGAAGTTACCCATGCATCTTTTTCATGAATCACCGAAGTTCCGGGGAATAACGACAACGTATGCCCGTCATCTCCCATGCCTAATAATACAAAATCGAAAGTAGTTTCCTCACCCTCAAAATACTGTTTCAATATTTTTTCATATTCAGCAGCAGATTCTTCTGCACCGATATCAGTGCGCATGACATGGATATTTTCAGCTTTCACACCTACTTTATCCAAAAGTTCGTCATATGCCATTTTAGCATTATTACGAGAATCTTCAAAGGGAACTGCTCTTTCATCACCCCAGAAAAAATGTATCTTTTCCCAAGGAATGCTTTCATTGTAAGGTTTGGCAGACAGCAAAGTATAAAGCAACTTTGGCGTACTGCCTCCGGAAAGGACAAAAGTAAAACGATCCTTTTTTGTCGATACTTCTTTGATGTAATTACTGATCCATTCAGCAAGATCTGTGCTTAGCTGTACGGAATCCTTTGCAATATGAAGTTGTCCCATAGTTTTATGTTTAAGCTGATGGTGTATTAATCCACGCATGTCCTTCACGGGCAATCAACTGATCGGCCGCATCCGGTCCCCATGATTCCGGTGCATAATTTGGAAAATCAGTCGGTTTATTACTTTCCCAGTTTTCCAGAATCGGCATAATTACTTTCCAGGCCGCTTCCACCTGATCGCCACGCATAAATAACGTTGCATCACCTTCCATCACATCCAAAAGCAAAGTTTCGTAAGCTTCCGGCGCATGATCTTTTGAGGCATCATCATAACTGAAAGTCATATTTACCGGATCAAGCGTCATCGTCTGGCCTGGACGTTTTACCTGAAAACTTAGGCTGATATCCATTTCAGGCTGAATGCTGATCGTAAGTTTATTGGAATGCCAAACATCCTCCGCTTCTGACGGGAATGCATTATGCGGTGGCGATTTAAACTGCAACGTAATATGCGTAGCTTTCTGATTCAGATATTTTCCGGTGCGGACATATATCGGAACGCCCTGCCAGCGCCAGTTGTCGATGTAGAATTTCGCCGCGGCAAAAGTATCAATCGCAGATTCAGGATTAACGCCTTTTTCCTCACGGTATCCAACAACGTTTTCACCTTTTTTCGTACCGCTTGAATATTGACCGCGTACCGCATGTTCATGTACTTTATCCGGCGCAATACGGCGGATTGCATGAAGCACATCTACCTTTTTATTTCTGATTTCATTGGCATCAAAAGAAACCGGAGCTTCCATTGCCACCATACAAAGTATTTGCAAAATGTGGTTTTGCACCATATCACGCAAAGCACCAGAATTTTCAAAATAGCCACCACGACCTTCCAAACCAACACTTTCAGCGGCCGTAATTTGAATATGGTCAATATAATTACGGTTCCAAAGCGGTTCAAACAAAGCATTTGCAAAACGCAAAGCCAGGATATTTTGTACCGTTTCTTTTCCCAAATAATGGTCAATTCTGAAAATCTGTTCTTCCTTGAACATACCGGAAAGCAACGCATTCAATTCATGTGCACTTTTCAGATCGTGCCCGAAAGGTTTTTCAACCACGATTCGGGTACAATGAACGTCACTGCACAAATTAAGTGCACCAAGTTTTGTTGCAATAGAAGGTACAAGCTGCGGAGCAACGGCCAGATAAAAAATCACATTCGGGTGCTGGCCCCATTCTGCTTCTTTTTCCTTTACCAGATCCGTAATTTTATGATAGGCAGCTGCGTCATCTCCATCCATTTGAAGATAGGAAACGTGCTGACTAAAATCTCCCCAATGTTCATTTTGCTCATCTTTTCTTCTGGAAAACTTTGTAATTCCATCAAGCAAATGACCGTGATATTCTTCATTACTATAAGCACTTCTCCCGATACCTGCAATTGCAAATTTTTCGGGCATCCATTCGTCAAGGAAAAGATTATAAAGTGCTGGTGTTAATTTTCTATAATTTAAATCACCGCTGCCTCCAAAAATAAATAATATAGAAGCGGGCGGTCTCTTACTTGTTTTCATAAAAGTTACTTTTTAATGATTCCATTCCGTGTGGAACGAGCCTGAAACATCAGTGCGCTGATATGTGTGTGCGCCAAAATAATCACGTTGTGCCTGTATTAGATTTGTCGCCATTCTTTCGGTGCGGTAAGCATCAAAATAAGCAAGCGACGACATAAATGCCGCAGCCGGAATCCCACTCAGTGCTGCCTGCGCAACAATTGCACGTGTGTTACTTTCAGCAGATTTTACAAGAGAGGCAACTCCGGAATCCAGTAAAATATTCGAAAGGTCTGGTGATTGTTTGTACGCCTGTGTAAAAGTTTCCAACAAGGTTGAACGGATGATACAACCACCGCGCCAAACACTTACAACTTCCGGCAAAGGAATATCCATGGCAAGTTCTTTGGATGCCTGATAAAGCATAGCCAAACCTTGCGCATAACTTAATATCGTAGCAAAATATAGTGCGTCATGAACCTGCTTTATCCATTCCTCAGTAGAAACAGTAAGTGACGCACCTGATTCATTATACAATGCAGAAGCTTTTACTCTTTCATCTTTATAACCCGAAATCGTACGCATTGCAACGGCAGTATCAATTACAGGAACGGCAACTGGCAATTCCATAGAATCCTGTGAAGTCCATTTCCCGGTTCCTTTCGAACCTGCTTTATCGGAAATTACATCCAGCAAACGCGCACTTGTTTTATCGTCGTTTTGAAGGAAAATATCAGCTGTAATTTCTACCAGAAATGATTGCAACGCACCTTCATTCCATCTTTTGAATGTTTCGTGAAGTTCATCGTTGCTGAGTCCTGCATGTTTCAGTAATGTATAAGCCTCACTGATTAATTGCATAATGGCGTATTCAATTCCATTATGAACCATTTTCACATAATGTCCGGCACCTTCTTTTCCAAGATATGCAACACAAGGTTCACCATTTACTTTGGCAGAAATCGCTTCAAGCAAAGGTTTTACATGACCATAGGCCTCAACGTCACCGCCTGGCATAATACTTGGTCCCGTACGCGCACCCTGCTCGCCACCAGAAACACCTACACCCATAAAATGAATGCCTTTTTCACGCAGATATTTAACCCGGCGCAAAGTATCTGTATAATGGGAATTTCCACCATCAATGATTACATCACCTTTTTCAACCAAAGGCAACAAAGATTCTATCACATCGTCAACCGGTTTTCCG
The nucleotide sequence above comes from Dyadobacter subterraneus. Encoded proteins:
- a CDS encoding DUF6962 family protein, giving the protein MNEVIIDFSKVHQIKLFGITILEPSTVISSLLMAIVCFYAFVHLGRLARAHRMYSQIRYFFLFMGIATVIGGVLGHGFLYLTGQQGKIPGWFSSMIAVALFERAAIWHIKPLLKPKFGSWLGYLNYFELTLFFVLTLVTLNFVVVEIHAFYGLFLMLFMIEIYVYKHKKDPGSVNIFIATGLGAVAAGFHALKFSFGPWFNYNDISHIPMAASIWYYYQGARHMTFYGTPVIEPEEIEKSEVEN
- a CDS encoding peroxiredoxin; its protein translation is MSLRLGDIAPDFEANTTQGPIKFHEWLGTSWGLLFSHPADFTPVCTTELGKTALLNGEFEKRNVKVLAVSVDDIDSHNRWIPDINEVNDTVVNFPIIADEGRKVAELYDMIHPNASEKATVRSVFIIGPDKKIKLTLTYPASTGRNFNEILRVIDSLQLTANYSVATPADWKDGEDVIVVPAVSTEDAEKKFTKGLRIVKPYLRYTPQPNK
- the htpG gene encoding molecular chaperone HtpG, coding for MESVIQEKGNLSIHTENIFPIIKKFLYSDHEIFLRELVSNAVDASQKIKKLASYGEFNGELGDLKVVVKLDKEAKTITISDNGIGMTADEIKKYINQIAFSGATEFVEKYKDKGEDGKGDKGIIGHFGLGFYSAYMVAENVEIITKSYKDGSEAVRWICDGSTEYELTSAEKSDRGSDIILHIAADSEEFLDESRLRGILEKYGKFLPIQIEFEDKIINNPSPIWTKNPSDLKDEDYIAFYKELYPFSEDPLFWIHLNVDYPFNLTGVLYFPKLKNDFQGQREKIQLYSRQVFITDEVKDIVPDFLQLLHGVIDSPDIPLNVSRSYLQADGNVKKINGYITRKVADKLSEIFKNDRAGFEGKFDDIGLFVKYGIISDEKFYEKAKDFCLLKNVNGKFFTFEEYKEAVKENQTDKNDTQVWLYTTDEKKQDAFIQSAKKRSYDVLSLTSVIDSHFINALEQKVEKIQVKRVDADTLDKLIEKDVTLESILSTEESDKAKKIFEEVVNSKTGNVQIEAMPVDELPVVITFPEFMRRMTDMQASSGQPSMFGNMPLMYTISVNANHPIIGRILNTENEEDQKTLAKQVYDLALLSQGLLVGSDLTQFIQRTVVGL
- a CDS encoding TonB-dependent receptor domain-containing protein, encoding MRRFFLMNFKVAALAFILFFSAHLSKAQGPLAPSTNSPASVTPKGNSKISGIVSDSVAAKPVEFVSVALVNFSDNKVLDGAVGDEKGKFEISGVAAGKYKLLFSFIGFKDKSVNVTVENSKNVDLGTIKMSANTKTLDEVTITGEKSMVEEKVDRLVYNAEKDITSKGGDASDLLRKVPMLSVDLDGNVSLRGSSNIRVLINNKPSTIIASNVADALKQIPADMIKSVEVITSPSAKYDAEGSGGIINIITKKNNLQGLTLNVDSGVGNRGTNLGLNGSYRKGKMGFTLGGFGRAFYNKATSVLDQDTKSGSDVFSTKQNSNAKDRGLFGQYSLGFDYDLGKNQALSAGVRYGTRNFIQKQNLFIDQFTNSVATANSRRKVDRKDLSGTIDMNVDYVRTFKPQQEWSFSTLYSHTNLTNNFNTDILNTSGNVGSRLKNVNGNYNNEFTLQTDYQTPIKKNQLLEFGAKGIFRKVSSDYKYLMAGETGDFTINPDNPSGTLNYNQNVAAGYVSYSLTTKNKYTIKAGTRYEYTGISADAGDKGKISIPSYGNLVPSINLSKNITDATTIKVAYNRRLQRPGIQQLNPNVNIANPQSISMGNPSLSPELTNNFEAGLSTNIKKTYLNVSVFARNTNNSITQVRTTIDTLAGAIVTTYENIGKQRAYGANVFANVYLTSKWTLNGSVDLLQSHMEGQTTNAEGVSEAVSNSGFNYGGRIMSQLSLKKGWGLQAFAFYRGKEVQLQGSRTGFYMYSLGFKRDFNNKKGSIGFGAENFMTKGVRFTSDLQSPIFAQTSQTQLYNRNFKITFNYTIGKMSFDAPKRKTRSVSNSDVKGGGENN
- a CDS encoding MCP four helix bundle domain-containing protein, whose amino-acid sequence is MKWSFIIQQKFKASLLLGGIMVTIILGTVLSRNNIEGIDKSFSSIYQDRLIPATTIIYLTENLYNKRLSLEKYLFSEDHIENATIDLQLNRYNKNLDSLTTAFEKTYLIEEEARILANFRDMAEAYILLEKQIIDEHRFGDSAKAKEMFEGVGVLTFQNSLAHLNELAKIQSQVGNTLMQKSRIDFAGFEILSFLQIALAVILGLIILVLIKNSRIINKPDILKTKGQNFHLN